From the genome of Moritella sp. F3, one region includes:
- a CDS encoding ABC transporter permease — protein MLDLQGYGPSIFNGAILTVKLAIFSLIIAVLLGLITAVARYSGGKISSALALTYTSLVRGVPDLVLMMLIYFGLQVGLNNFSEWLYELHETYAINEFYIEQGWLTLSAFYEDGMYITIDEFSAGVVTIGFIFGAYMGETFRGALLSVDKGQLEAAIAYGMSDWQVFRRVMFPQMMRFALPGIGNNWLVLVKTTALVSVIGLSDMVKLAKEAAMTTYEPFLFFIPVAFVYLAITTVSEIVLKYLERHFSKGVEGH, from the coding sequence ATGTTAGATCTTCAAGGTTATGGCCCTAGTATTTTTAATGGCGCTATATTAACCGTTAAACTTGCCATTTTTTCATTAATTATCGCGGTGTTACTCGGGTTGATCACCGCTGTTGCACGCTATTCTGGCGGTAAAATTTCTTCTGCTCTTGCACTTACTTACACGAGTTTGGTTCGTGGTGTACCTGATCTCGTGCTTATGATGCTGATTTATTTTGGTTTGCAAGTTGGCTTGAATAATTTTTCAGAGTGGTTGTATGAATTACATGAAACTTACGCCATCAATGAATTTTATATTGAACAAGGCTGGTTAACCTTATCGGCGTTTTATGAAGATGGTATGTATATAACTATCGATGAATTTAGTGCGGGCGTGGTAACGATTGGCTTTATCTTTGGTGCTTACATGGGCGAGACATTCCGTGGTGCATTATTATCTGTTGATAAAGGCCAGTTAGAGGCGGCTATAGCATATGGCATGTCTGATTGGCAAGTATTCCGTCGTGTGATGTTCCCACAAATGATGCGCTTTGCATTGCCGGGCATTGGTAATAACTGGCTAGTGCTGGTTAAAACAACCGCGCTGGTATCTGTAATTGGTTTGTCTGATATGGTCAAGCTCGCTAAAGAAGCGGCAATGACAACCTACGAACCGTTTTTATTCTTTATTCCTGTGGCATTTGTGTATTTAGCCATTACTACGGTGAGCGAGATTGTACTGAAATATTTAGAACGTCACTTTAGCAAAGGCGTAGAGGGTCATTAA
- the pflB gene encoding formate C-acetyltransferase has protein sequence MTEQTIFDQAWQGFTTGEWTNEVNLRDFIQKNYTEFTGDESFLADATEATDTLWNNVMEGIKIENSTHAPLDFDTSVPSTITSHAAGYIDQGLETIVGLQTEKPLKRAIIANGGIRMVEGSCKAYGKELDPVTAKIFSEYRKTHNQGVFDVYTSDIMKCRKSGILTGLPDAYGRGRIIGDYRRVAVYGIDFLMKDKFAQQKSLEAKFYSGEDLEATMRLREEISEQYRALNDIKTMAATYGFDISGPATSAKEAIQWTYFGYLAAVKSQNGAAMSFGRVTTFLDVYIERDLQAGIITETDAQEMIDHLVMKLRMVRFLRTPEYDELFSGDPIWATETIAGMGTDGRSLVTKSSFRVLHTQYTMGPSPEPNITVLWAENLPLNFKRYCAKVSIDTSSIQYENDDLMRTDFDNDDYAIACCVSPMIVGKQMQFFGARSNLAKALLYTINGGVDEKLKVQIGPVVDKITDDVLDYEDVAARLDKMMDWLATTYVTALNSIHYSHDKYSYEASLMALHDRDVERTMACGIAGLSVTADSLSAIKYAKVKPIRDENGIATDFEIEGDYPKFGNNDARVDDIACSLVETFMKKVASHKMYRDAKPTQSVLTITSNVVYGKKTGTTPDGRQAGAPFAPGANPMHGRDEKGAIAALTSVAKLPFEYAKDGISYTFSIVPNALGKTDDIRRTNLAGLMDGYFKHSSVIEGGQHLNVNVMDRSMLLDAVKHPEKYPQLTIRVSGYAVRFNSLTPEQQQDVITRTFQQSF, from the coding sequence ATGACTGAACAAACAATATTTGATCAAGCTTGGCAAGGTTTCACTACTGGTGAATGGACAAACGAAGTTAACTTACGTGACTTCATCCAGAAGAACTACACAGAATTTACTGGTGATGAGTCTTTCTTAGCTGACGCAACTGAAGCAACTGATACGCTTTGGAACAATGTCATGGAAGGCATCAAAATCGAGAACAGCACACACGCGCCGCTTGATTTTGATACTTCAGTACCATCAACAATTACTTCTCATGCCGCTGGTTACATCGATCAAGGTTTAGAAACAATTGTTGGTCTACAAACTGAGAAACCATTAAAGCGTGCAATTATCGCTAATGGCGGTATCCGTATGGTTGAAGGTTCTTGTAAAGCATATGGCAAAGAACTTGATCCAGTAACAGCTAAAATCTTCTCTGAATACCGTAAAACGCACAACCAAGGTGTATTTGACGTTTATACAAGCGACATCATGAAATGTCGTAAGTCAGGTATCTTAACGGGTTTACCAGATGCATATGGCCGTGGTCGTATCATTGGTGATTACCGTCGTGTTGCTGTATACGGCATCGACTTCCTAATGAAGGACAAATTTGCACAACAAAAATCATTAGAAGCGAAGTTCTACTCTGGTGAAGACCTAGAAGCAACAATGCGTTTACGTGAAGAAATTTCAGAGCAGTATCGTGCACTAAACGACATCAAAACGATGGCGGCAACTTACGGATTCGACATTTCTGGTCCAGCAACAAGCGCGAAAGAAGCTATTCAGTGGACTTACTTCGGCTACCTTGCTGCAGTTAAATCACAAAATGGCGCAGCAATGAGCTTTGGCCGTGTAACGACTTTCTTAGACGTTTACATCGAACGTGATTTACAAGCAGGTATCATTACTGAGACTGACGCTCAGGAAATGATTGACCACCTAGTAATGAAACTACGTATGGTACGTTTCCTACGTACACCTGAATACGATGAGCTATTCTCTGGTGACCCAATCTGGGCTACAGAAACTATCGCAGGTATGGGTACAGATGGTCGTTCATTAGTAACTAAATCATCATTCCGTGTACTACACACACAATACACTATGGGTCCTTCACCAGAGCCAAACATCACGGTATTGTGGGCTGAAAACCTACCATTAAACTTCAAACGCTACTGTGCGAAAGTATCAATTGATACTTCATCAATCCAGTACGAGAATGATGATTTAATGCGTACCGATTTCGACAATGATGACTATGCAATTGCTTGTTGTGTATCACCAATGATTGTTGGTAAACAAATGCAGTTCTTCGGCGCACGTAGTAACCTTGCTAAAGCATTGTTATATACAATCAATGGCGGCGTAGATGAAAAACTAAAAGTACAAATTGGTCCAGTTGTAGACAAGATCACAGATGATGTGCTTGATTACGAAGACGTAGCAGCACGTTTAGACAAAATGATGGATTGGTTAGCAACAACGTATGTTACTGCACTTAACTCAATTCACTATTCACACGACAAATACTCGTATGAAGCATCACTAATGGCATTACATGACCGTGACGTTGAACGTACAATGGCATGTGGTATTGCGGGTCTATCTGTTACAGCTGATTCACTTTCTGCAATCAAATACGCGAAAGTTAAACCGATTCGTGATGAGAATGGTATTGCTACTGATTTTGAAATCGAAGGTGACTACCCTAAATTTGGTAACAACGATGCACGTGTCGATGATATCGCTTGTAGCCTTGTTGAAACTTTCATGAAGAAAGTTGCTAGCCACAAAATGTACCGTGATGCGAAACCAACGCAGTCTGTACTAACGATTACATCTAACGTTGTATACGGTAAGAAAACAGGTACAACACCAGATGGCCGTCAAGCAGGCGCACCATTCGCACCGGGTGCAAACCCAATGCATGGTCGTGATGAGAAAGGCGCGATCGCTGCGCTAACTTCAGTTGCAAAACTACCGTTTGAATACGCAAAAGATGGTATCTCTTATACTTTCTCTATCGTACCAAACGCACTAGGTAAAACAGACGATATCCGTCGTACTAACCTAGCTGGTTTAATGGATGGTTACTTCAAGCACAGCAGTGTAATTGAAGGTGGTCAGCACTTAAACGTAAACGTGATGGATCGTTCAATGCTACTTGACGCTGTTAAGCACCCTGAAAAATACCCACAACTGACCATTCGTGTGTCTGGTTACGCGGTACGCTTCAACTCGCTAACACCTGAGCAACAGCAAGACGTGATTACACGTACATTCCAACAATCATTCTAA
- a CDS encoding ABC transporter permease, with protein sequence MLDQLVALLEQNEMFTPNTLNEYWDGTVLTVQLTFLSVVIGFFLAVPLAIMRTSQYVWLSRSIWLFTYVFRGTPLLIQLYMIYYGVTMIDGIQDSSIWFLLEDAFYPCLLAFVLNTAAYSTEIIRGSLVTTDKGEIEAAQAYGMNYWQILRRIILPSAFRRALPAYSNEVIFMLHATSIASVVTLVDITGAGYNVYSRFYAPFEAFTFAGGIYLCLCFAIFAVFKRLEKRAFRHLA encoded by the coding sequence ATGTTAGATCAACTGGTTGCTTTGCTTGAGCAAAATGAAATGTTTACGCCGAATACCTTAAATGAATATTGGGATGGTACCGTATTGACGGTACAGCTGACGTTCTTGTCTGTGGTGATTGGTTTCTTTTTAGCGGTGCCGTTAGCGATCATGCGCACCAGTCAGTATGTGTGGTTATCGCGTAGCATTTGGTTATTCACTTATGTGTTCCGTGGTACGCCATTATTGATCCAGTTGTATATGATTTATTATGGCGTGACCATGATTGATGGTATCCAAGACAGCTCAATTTGGTTCTTACTTGAAGATGCGTTTTATCCTTGTCTGTTAGCGTTTGTATTAAATACGGCGGCATACAGTACCGAGATCATCCGTGGTTCATTAGTGACGACGGACAAAGGTGAGATTGAAGCTGCGCAAGCCTATGGGATGAATTATTGGCAGATATTACGCCGTATTATTTTACCGTCGGCGTTTCGTCGTGCATTACCTGCGTACAGTAATGAAGTGATCTTTATGCTGCATGCAACATCCATTGCCAGTGTGGTGACTTTAGTTGACATTACGGGTGCTGGTTACAATGTGTATTCCCGTTTTTATGCCCCGTTTGAAGCATTCACCTTTGCTGGCGGTATTTACTTGTGTCTCTGCTTTGCTATTTTTGCGGTATTCAAACGCTTGGAAAAACGTGCGTTTAGACACTTAGCTTAA
- the focA gene encoding formate transporter FocA, whose amino-acid sequence MKTVSPFDAILPAELLIKAESIGVAKATKAPRQAFMLAITAGVFISIAFAFYTTVTTGTTDVAYGLKKFMGGFAFSLGLLLVVVCGGELFTSSILTIIARANNKITTLQLAKNWAVVYAGNFVGCIFFVLLMFLAKQHLVADGAWGINAMKIAQHKLHHTFIQAVTLGILANLLVCLGVWMSFAARSITDKFIAVALPVSMFVASGYEHSIANMFMIPLGYVIANFSGPEFWLATGANPADFTDLTLSNFVFNNLIPVTIGNIIGGGVLVGLTYWAIYCKKES is encoded by the coding sequence ATGAAAACAGTAAGCCCATTTGATGCAATTCTACCAGCCGAACTGCTAATTAAAGCAGAATCTATCGGTGTAGCAAAAGCAACTAAAGCCCCTAGACAAGCCTTCATGCTTGCAATCACAGCCGGTGTCTTTATCTCCATCGCGTTTGCCTTCTATACTACAGTCACAACCGGTACCACCGATGTTGCTTATGGTTTAAAAAAATTCATGGGCGGATTTGCTTTTAGCCTTGGTCTATTACTTGTCGTTGTTTGCGGCGGTGAGCTCTTCACTAGTTCAATTCTGACTATTATTGCCCGTGCTAATAACAAAATTACGACACTGCAATTAGCGAAAAACTGGGCCGTTGTTTATGCTGGTAACTTTGTTGGTTGTATCTTCTTTGTCTTATTAATGTTTTTAGCAAAACAGCATCTCGTTGCTGATGGTGCTTGGGGCATCAATGCCATGAAGATTGCCCAACACAAATTACACCATACCTTTATTCAAGCTGTCACACTCGGCATCCTTGCAAACCTACTTGTTTGCCTTGGGGTATGGATGAGCTTCGCTGCGCGCTCAATTACTGACAAGTTTATTGCCGTGGCATTACCTGTCAGCATGTTCGTTGCATCAGGCTACGAGCACAGTATTGCTAACATGTTTATGATCCCACTCGGGTATGTTATTGCGAACTTTTCTGGCCCAGAGTTTTGGCTAGCAACTGGCGCTAACCCAGCAGATTTTACCGATTTAACATTATCTAACTTTGTATTTAATAACCTTATTCCGGTCACCATTGGCAACATTATTGGTGGTGGCGTATTAGTTGGCCTTACTTACTGGGCTATCTACTGTAAAAAAGAATCTTAA
- a CDS encoding response regulator, producing the protein MNKNFDYRNKRVLIVDDQRAFQIMLKTMLINFGAKDVTHVGSAEDALKLCRHDTFDLLLVDYNLGSGINGRQLFEALKMDNLLPIHTVFFLVTGDNSKAIVLSAIQMTPDDYLMKPFSQNELNLRIQKAFNKKDALLPIYQAIKNNDFAQAMEECDNAIIYSARYRNYCRLFKAELLIEKEMYAEARTILEDFIEDHPHTQAQLLLGRVYYLEKKYQQAIPLLTEIIKYNPMILDGYDWLAQCFKDGGDTEKALDIVQRAIKHSHLSLERQGLLAELALDTNMNTIAKEAFFAILMQTKNTIHQNPQHLINYVQAIILVAKHEEDRFKQGRLLQEISGLFHRSSQQHPYVEEGELLALEGYSLASIHNVKGNQVKAKNTLLKSNEAYFVEPEETPEWLGPQLVNLLAELEEFELADKLRPYLQQGDVHSEKLLANISGVEDSKEIKFQHHNKLGIDAFTEGNLEVALQHFETALSIAPLNTGAALNKVQVCLALLTKIERPWPEITKKVSDTFIELENFPLSEQQAERKADLRKEFNIQRMHEKRRANN; encoded by the coding sequence ATGAATAAGAATTTTGACTATCGAAATAAACGCGTACTCATTGTTGATGACCAACGCGCTTTTCAGATCATGCTCAAAACGATGTTAATTAATTTTGGTGCTAAAGACGTAACCCATGTCGGCAGTGCTGAGGATGCGTTAAAATTATGTCGTCACGACACCTTTGACTTATTACTCGTTGACTATAACCTTGGCTCTGGAATTAATGGTCGACAGCTATTTGAAGCACTCAAGATGGATAATTTACTACCTATCCATACCGTCTTTTTCTTGGTCACCGGTGATAACTCCAAAGCCATTGTATTAAGCGCAATTCAGATGACGCCTGATGATTATTTGATGAAGCCATTTTCACAAAATGAGTTAAATTTACGCATTCAAAAAGCCTTCAATAAAAAAGATGCTCTGCTACCTATCTACCAGGCGATTAAAAATAATGATTTCGCTCAAGCAATGGAAGAATGTGACAATGCGATCATCTACTCTGCCCGTTACCGAAATTACTGCCGTTTGTTTAAAGCAGAATTATTAATTGAAAAAGAAATGTATGCCGAAGCTCGTACTATCTTGGAAGATTTTATAGAAGATCATCCACACACTCAGGCGCAGCTATTGCTAGGTCGTGTCTATTATCTAGAGAAAAAATACCAGCAAGCCATTCCACTATTAACTGAAATCATTAAATATAACCCGATGATACTCGATGGTTATGATTGGTTAGCGCAATGCTTTAAAGATGGCGGTGATACAGAAAAAGCATTAGACATAGTGCAGCGTGCAATCAAACATTCACACTTGTCATTAGAGCGCCAAGGTTTATTAGCAGAACTAGCCCTTGATACCAATATGAATACGATAGCCAAAGAAGCCTTTTTCGCTATTTTAATGCAAACCAAGAACACCATACATCAGAACCCACAACATCTGATTAACTATGTGCAAGCGATCATACTCGTAGCGAAACACGAAGAAGATCGCTTTAAACAAGGCCGTTTGCTGCAAGAGATTAGCGGTTTATTTCACCGTTCGTCTCAGCAGCACCCTTATGTGGAAGAAGGTGAGCTGTTAGCGCTTGAAGGTTACAGCTTAGCGTCAATTCATAACGTCAAAGGCAATCAAGTTAAGGCCAAGAATACCCTACTGAAAAGTAATGAAGCCTACTTTGTTGAACCCGAAGAGACGCCTGAATGGTTAGGGCCACAGTTAGTCAACTTGCTGGCTGAATTAGAAGAGTTTGAGCTTGCCGATAAACTCAGACCTTACCTCCAACAAGGCGATGTACACAGCGAAAAATTACTTGCGAACATCAGTGGTGTAGAAGACAGTAAAGAAATTAAATTTCAACATCACAACAAACTGGGTATTGATGCGTTTACCGAAGGTAATCTTGAAGTTGCCCTGCAACACTTTGAAACGGCGTTGTCTATCGCCCCACTCAATACCGGTGCAGCGCTAAATAAAGTTCAGGTCTGCCTCGCACTATTGACTAAAATTGAACGTCCGTGGCCAGAAATCACCAAAAAAGTATCAGATACGTTTATCGAATTAGAAAACTTTCCGCTATCTGAGCAACAAGCAGAGCGTAAAGCAGACCTGAGAAAAGAGTTTAATATTCAACGTATGCATGAGAAAAGAAGAGCTAATAATTAA
- the xthA gene encoding exodeoxyribonuclease III: protein MKIISFNINGLRARLHQLQAIIDKHSPDVIGLQEIKVHNEMFPVAAVEEMGYHVFFHGQKAHYGVAMMVKKSTVADIEAINVQYGFPTDDEEAQKRMIMVTFDQTSGKPITVLNGYFPQGENISHETKYPYKRKFYQDLNIYLNDNHTAEDDVIVMGDINISPADKDIGIGEPNAKRWLKTGKCSFQPEEREWLAKLQGFGLHDTFRTIKPEVSDRYSWFDYRSKGFPDNRGLRIDVILATATLNAKVVESDVDYELRGIEKPSDHAPIWTTFG from the coding sequence ATGAAAATAATTTCGTTTAATATAAACGGCCTTCGCGCTCGATTACATCAATTACAAGCGATTATAGACAAGCATTCGCCTGACGTAATTGGCCTACAAGAAATCAAAGTACACAACGAAATGTTCCCTGTAGCAGCCGTTGAAGAAATGGGTTATCACGTATTTTTCCACGGTCAAAAAGCCCATTACGGTGTTGCTATGATGGTGAAGAAAAGCACGGTCGCTGACATTGAAGCTATTAACGTACAGTACGGCTTCCCGACTGATGATGAAGAAGCGCAAAAACGTATGATCATGGTGACGTTTGACCAAACATCAGGTAAACCAATCACGGTACTAAACGGTTACTTCCCGCAAGGCGAAAACATCAGCCATGAAACGAAATATCCGTACAAGCGTAAATTCTATCAAGATTTGAATATCTACCTTAACGACAACCACACAGCAGAAGACGATGTGATTGTAATGGGCGACATTAACATTTCCCCTGCAGATAAAGATATCGGCATCGGTGAACCCAATGCCAAGCGTTGGTTAAAAACTGGTAAATGTAGCTTCCAGCCAGAAGAACGTGAATGGTTAGCAAAACTGCAAGGGTTTGGTCTACACGATACATTCCGCACTATTAAGCCAGAAGTAAGCGACCGCTACAGCTGGTTCGATTACCGCTCAAAAGGCTTCCCTGACAACCGAGGCCTGCGCATCGATGTAATTTTAGCAACCGCTACGCTAAACGCGAAAGTGGTTGAGAGTGATGTTGACTACGAACTACGCGGCATCGAAAAACCTTCTGATCATGCGCCTATCTGGACAACGTTTGGTTAA
- a CDS encoding ABC transporter ATP-binding protein — MSSSPTLDIKNLHKSFGDNEVLKGIDLTANKGDVISIIGSSGSGKSTFLRCINLLEMPTSGDISVNGELIEMMTDRDGNRNIANKKQVQRIRSRLAMVFQGFNLWSHMTVIENVIEAPIHVLGLSRSDALASAEQYLKKVDLWERKDYYPSQLSGGQKQRVAIARALAVEPEVLLFDEPTSALDPELVGEVLRVMQSLAEEGRTMLVVTHEMAFARDVSTKVIFLHQGQIEEQGDPKELFDNPKSERVKQFLAPKY; from the coding sequence ATGAGTAGCAGTCCCACATTAGACATCAAGAATTTACATAAATCATTTGGTGACAATGAAGTCTTAAAAGGCATCGACCTGACTGCGAATAAGGGAGATGTAATTTCGATCATCGGTTCTTCGGGATCGGGTAAAAGTACATTCTTACGCTGCATTAATTTGTTAGAAATGCCAACGTCGGGTGATATCTCGGTCAATGGCGAATTAATCGAGATGATGACGGACCGTGACGGTAACCGCAATATAGCCAATAAAAAGCAAGTTCAACGTATTCGTTCCCGTTTAGCGATGGTGTTTCAGGGTTTCAATTTATGGTCGCACATGACGGTCATTGAAAATGTGATTGAAGCACCAATTCATGTTTTAGGGCTCTCGCGCAGCGATGCATTGGCGAGTGCAGAACAATATCTTAAGAAAGTTGATTTGTGGGAAAGAAAGGACTATTACCCAAGTCAGCTATCTGGTGGCCAAAAACAACGTGTTGCAATTGCGCGTGCATTAGCGGTTGAGCCGGAAGTATTGTTATTTGATGAACCTACTTCAGCGTTAGATCCTGAACTCGTCGGTGAAGTATTACGTGTGATGCAAAGTCTGGCTGAAGAAGGTCGCACTATGTTAGTGGTTACGCATGAAATGGCGTTTGCACGGGATGTATCGACTAAGGTTATCTTTTTACATCAAGGTCAGATTGAAGAGCAGGGCGATCCAAAAGAACTGTTCGATAATCCAAAATCAGAGCGTGTGAAGCAGTTTTTAGCACCTAAGTATTAA
- a CDS encoding transporter substrate-binding domain-containing protein, giving the protein MKKLATVIATSLLLSSAVVAKEWTDVRLGVDAPYKPFEYKTPDGELTGFEIDLGNEVCKRANWNCTWVVQSWDGIIPGLLSRKYDAIFSSMSITDARRKQVLFSEPYYNTPSGWFAASDFKLDVTDKAAFKKLRIGVQRGTVQDTHVTEEYAKNNTIKRYNTSGDLLLDLEGGRLDMVLLDFPVGDTTLLIPEKKGAFAAVGDTFQLGEGMGVALRKRDKSLAATFNKVLAEIKTDGTYETIQAKYFSYSIKM; this is encoded by the coding sequence ATGAAAAAATTAGCGACTGTCATTGCAACAAGCTTATTACTTTCTTCAGCTGTGGTAGCGAAAGAATGGACTGATGTGCGTTTAGGTGTTGATGCACCTTATAAGCCGTTTGAATACAAAACGCCAGATGGCGAGCTAACCGGTTTCGAAATCGATTTAGGTAATGAAGTGTGTAAGCGCGCTAATTGGAACTGTACTTGGGTAGTACAATCTTGGGACGGTATTATCCCTGGTTTATTATCACGTAAGTACGATGCTATCTTCTCATCAATGTCGATTACTGATGCACGTAGAAAACAAGTTCTGTTCTCTGAACCTTACTACAATACGCCAAGCGGTTGGTTTGCAGCGTCAGACTTTAAACTGGATGTAACAGATAAAGCAGCCTTTAAAAAACTTCGTATTGGTGTACAGCGTGGCACAGTGCAAGATACGCATGTAACTGAAGAATATGCTAAAAACAACACTATCAAGCGTTATAATACCAGCGGTGATTTATTGCTAGATCTTGAAGGCGGTCGTTTAGACATGGTATTACTGGATTTCCCAGTTGGTGATACGACGTTATTGATCCCAGAAAAGAAAGGTGCTTTTGCAGCAGTCGGTGATACATTTCAGCTAGGTGAAGGCATGGGTGTTGCATTGCGTAAACGTGATAAGTCACTTGCTGCAACATTCAATAAAGTATTAGCCGAAATCAAAACAGATGGTACATACGAAACTATCCAAGCTAAATACTTCAGCTACAGCATTAAAATGTAG
- a CDS encoding lytic transglycosylase F, which produces MTMQWTKIRATANSLILCVLVNISPANAQYSANIKSHVPDAISHFPAPTLPYTIAQQQLDIHSQPSFEDLPQLLAKRTIKVLVVNHPAYYFIYQSRPRGLAYDMMREYEQRLNQKHFKDTKLKLNILFIPVPSSQIVSLLAQGYGDIAIGPLMTPLRQQNQVTHTEPIYTDHQLLLVSHKSTSAYQDIKQLSGKEIWIRRNSIYHQQLQHINKQLSYFNKPPIYIHIVSDELEDFEILAMVNNKKIFMTMISNHSLRLWKRLYKNIKIHPELSVGSHIPSTWAVQNNTPQLTNSLNQFIANHKKGTKIGNILHRRYLVRHPWLKKVIHQQFENRYLETEKIIKKYAKQYQFDWQLILAQAYQESRLNQKAISHRGAVGVMQVLPSTANEPYVNIKNINKVDGNIHAGVKYLHFMQQRYFSHEKITELDSLLLSFAAYNAGPTKLIRLRKRAVKQGLNPNIWFNHVEKIAAEVIGRETVDYVNNIYKFYITYLLASRYQINETQLTEQQVANTR; this is translated from the coding sequence ATGACGATGCAGTGGACTAAGATACGCGCAACGGCAAACAGCTTAATTTTATGTGTTTTAGTGAACATATCTCCTGCTAATGCCCAGTATTCCGCTAATATAAAATCTCATGTTCCTGATGCGATATCTCACTTCCCGGCACCAACATTACCTTATACAATAGCCCAGCAGCAGCTTGATATTCATAGTCAACCGAGCTTTGAAGACCTTCCCCAGCTATTAGCAAAACGCACGATAAAAGTACTTGTGGTGAACCACCCTGCTTATTATTTTATTTATCAAAGCCGTCCACGTGGACTCGCCTATGACATGATGCGTGAATACGAACAACGCTTAAATCAAAAACACTTCAAAGATACTAAGTTAAAACTAAACATCCTGTTTATTCCAGTACCAAGCAGCCAGATAGTCAGCTTGCTCGCACAAGGTTATGGCGATATCGCCATCGGTCCACTAATGACCCCACTACGCCAGCAGAATCAAGTAACGCATACCGAGCCTATCTATACCGACCATCAGTTATTGCTCGTCAGCCATAAGTCCACAAGTGCGTATCAAGATATAAAGCAGCTCTCTGGTAAAGAAATATGGATACGCCGAAATAGTATCTACCATCAGCAATTACAGCACATCAACAAGCAGTTATCCTACTTCAACAAACCACCTATTTATATCCATATTGTCAGTGACGAACTTGAAGATTTCGAGATCTTAGCCATGGTGAACAATAAGAAAATATTCATGACGATGATCTCGAATCACAGTTTACGTTTGTGGAAACGCTTATATAAAAATATAAAAATACACCCCGAATTAAGCGTCGGCAGCCACATTCCAAGTACATGGGCAGTACAAAATAACACGCCACAGTTAACCAATAGCTTAAATCAGTTTATCGCTAATCATAAAAAGGGCACCAAGATCGGCAATATCTTGCACCGCCGCTACCTGGTGAGACACCCCTGGTTAAAAAAAGTCATTCATCAACAATTTGAAAACCGTTATTTAGAAACCGAAAAAATCATTAAGAAATACGCTAAACAGTACCAGTTCGACTGGCAACTTATTCTGGCTCAAGCCTATCAAGAATCAAGGCTTAACCAAAAAGCCATTAGCCATCGTGGCGCTGTTGGGGTAATGCAGGTATTACCTTCAACGGCTAATGAGCCTTATGTCAATATTAAAAACATCAACAAGGTAGACGGTAATATTCATGCGGGAGTGAAGTATTTACATTTTATGCAACAGCGTTACTTTAGCCATGAAAAAATCACAGAACTCGACTCGCTATTACTCAGTTTTGCCGCTTATAACGCCGGTCCAACAAAGTTAATTCGATTAAGAAAACGAGCAGTGAAACAAGGCTTAAACCCCAATATTTGGTTTAATCATGTCGAGAAGATTGCAGCAGAAGTTATTGGTAGAGAGACAGTGGATTATGTAAACAACATTTATAAATTTTACATCACCTATTTACTCGCATCGCGTTATCAAATTAACGAAACCCAGTTAACTGAACAGCAAGTGGCTAACACGCGCTAA
- a CDS encoding prepilin-type N-terminal cleavage/methylation domain-containing protein, producing MGFRAKGFTLIEMTIVIVILAIISAIAVPKFVNLSGDAKKAKIASVAAELRTAIDLIYYKSLILGLENECHDGTTDEVIVDGFLTCAGYPIGYISSIKKLLNLDNDDGFIFNNTTYKNQRILAISLNDSYFNEGMLVDSKGNIVNADGDVLSVNKEKDITMNCQLLYQPMSVHKVVVFDGDC from the coding sequence ATGGGGTTTAGGGCGAAAGGTTTTACTCTCATTGAGATGACAATTGTTATTGTCATCCTTGCGATTATATCGGCAATTGCAGTACCAAAATTTGTTAACTTATCCGGAGATGCGAAAAAAGCTAAGATTGCCAGTGTTGCGGCTGAGTTACGAACCGCCATTGATTTGATTTATTATAAATCTTTGATTTTGGGTTTGGAAAATGAATGCCATGACGGTACTACTGACGAAGTCATCGTTGATGGTTTTTTAACTTGTGCAGGTTATCCAATAGGATATATCAGTTCGATTAAAAAACTGTTAAATCTGGATAATGATGATGGGTTTATTTTTAATAATACAACTTATAAAAATCAGCGAATATTAGCCATTTCATTGAATGATAGTTATTTTAACGAGGGCATGCTTGTCGACTCGAAAGGTAATATCGTGAATGCGGATGGTGATGTTTTAAGTGTAAACAAAGAAAAAGACATAACGATGAACTGCCAATTACTTTATCAGCCAATGAGTGTACATAAAGTAGTTGTTTTTGATGGCGATTGCTAA